From Permianibacter aggregans, a single genomic window includes:
- a CDS encoding 1-aminocyclopropane-1-carboxylate deaminase/D-cysteine desulfhydrase yields the protein MSSLKNWFDALAPAPLQQLEHTQAKRAGVELFVLREDCRGQQLSGNKARKLKYLLLEAERRGVRRVISVGGAHSNHLHALAAAGAQCGFVTEAFVRLAEDAPLTPTLIDCQQWGMRLHRLDREQFRALRDEPQRFFSADPETLFIPEGGSTPLALAGVAEMLDDHPQRWSIVLTAAGTGATAAGLACSPFAGEVWAVPVLKQGGYLRAQAKQLLTASRLTRQAPIRWLLNEHHGGYGKVPDELLTFCADFSAQHHIPLEPIYTGKVCYAFERLLSAGAFRRGQRVLLVHNGGLQGWRQPLAISAPNT from the coding sequence ATGTCGTCTCTGAAAAACTGGTTCGATGCGCTGGCACCTGCGCCATTGCAGCAGCTTGAACACACACAGGCAAAACGCGCTGGTGTCGAGCTGTTTGTGTTGCGTGAAGATTGTCGCGGCCAGCAACTTTCTGGCAATAAAGCGCGCAAACTGAAATACCTGCTGCTCGAGGCCGAGCGCCGTGGTGTACGCCGCGTGATCAGCGTCGGCGGCGCCCATTCAAATCATCTGCATGCATTGGCCGCCGCCGGCGCGCAATGTGGTTTTGTCACCGAAGCGTTTGTCCGGCTGGCTGAAGACGCGCCGCTGACGCCAACGCTGATCGATTGCCAGCAATGGGGTATGCGCTTGCATCGCCTGGACCGCGAGCAATTCCGCGCGTTGCGCGATGAGCCGCAGCGCTTTTTTTCCGCTGATCCGGAGACGCTGTTTATTCCGGAAGGCGGCAGCACGCCGCTGGCGCTTGCTGGTGTTGCCGAAATGCTCGATGACCATCCGCAGCGCTGGTCGATCGTGCTCACTGCGGCCGGCACCGGTGCGACGGCGGCCGGGCTCGCCTGCAGCCCGTTTGCTGGCGAGGTCTGGGCGGTGCCGGTGCTGAAACAAGGCGGCTATTTGCGCGCGCAGGCCAAGCAATTATTGACCGCATCCAGGCTTACCCGTCAGGCGCCGATACGCTGGCTGCTCAATGAACATCACGGCGGCTACGGCAAAGTCCCGGACGAATTACTGACTTTTTGCGCAGACTTTTCCGCGCAGCATCACATACCGCTGGAACCGATATACACCGGCAAGGTCTGTTACGCGTTCGAGCGATTGCTGAGTGCCGGCGCGTTTCGGCGCGGTCAGCGCGTGTTGCTTGTCCACAACGGCGGATTACAGGGCTGGCGACAACCGTTGGCAATTTCGGCACCGAATACTTGA
- a CDS encoding MFS transporter has product MASHKTKQWMVCWFSTLAFTVCFAVWMMFAVIGIPIKTLLSLNETQFGLLAAMPVLTGSLTRLPLGLLTDRYGGRIVLFFLMLSTVIPIYLISYAEQYWQFLVLGLFVGLAGGSFSVGIAYVAKWFERKQQGFAMGIFGAGNAGAALTKFVAPALVVGFGWTMVPKVFAIGMLITAFIFWFFTFDDKSHHIESSVSLREQLAVLKDKNVLRYCQYYSLVFGGYVALALWMTKYYIGEYGFDIQTAALFAAAFSLPGGVLRAVGGWLSDKYGAHSVTWWVLWVCWICLFLMSYPQTDFTVFTIDGPKTFHIGLSPLVFTVLLFAVGVAMAFGKASVYKYISDEYPKHMGAVSGIVGLAGGLGGFVLPIMFGALMDLTGVRSSAFMLMYGITWVSLIWMYFTEVRYTTLMGRHRGELLPEPVNPDLRNR; this is encoded by the coding sequence ATGGCCTCACACAAAACCAAGCAGTGGATGGTCTGTTGGTTCAGCACGCTGGCCTTCACCGTCTGCTTCGCTGTCTGGATGATGTTTGCCGTTATCGGCATTCCAATCAAAACGCTGCTTTCACTGAATGAAACGCAGTTCGGCCTGCTGGCCGCGATGCCGGTGTTGACGGGTTCGCTAACGCGTTTGCCGCTCGGTTTGCTGACCGACCGCTACGGCGGCCGCATCGTGTTGTTCTTTCTGATGCTGTCGACGGTCATTCCGATTTACCTGATTTCCTACGCCGAACAGTACTGGCAATTCCTGGTGCTGGGTTTGTTCGTCGGTCTTGCTGGCGGTTCGTTCTCGGTGGGTATCGCCTACGTCGCGAAATGGTTTGAGCGCAAACAGCAAGGATTTGCGATGGGTATTTTCGGCGCCGGTAACGCCGGTGCCGCGCTGACCAAGTTTGTTGCGCCAGCACTCGTAGTCGGTTTCGGCTGGACGATGGTGCCGAAGGTGTTCGCGATTGGCATGTTGATCACCGCGTTCATCTTTTGGTTCTTCACGTTCGACGACAAATCGCATCACATCGAAAGCTCCGTCAGCCTGCGTGAACAACTTGCCGTGTTGAAAGATAAAAACGTGCTGCGTTATTGCCAGTATTACTCGCTGGTGTTCGGTGGCTATGTCGCGCTCGCGCTGTGGATGACCAAGTACTACATCGGCGAATACGGCTTTGATATTCAAACGGCCGCATTATTCGCTGCAGCGTTCTCGTTGCCCGGTGGTGTGCTGCGCGCCGTTGGTGGTTGGCTATCTGACAAATACGGCGCGCATTCCGTGACCTGGTGGGTGCTATGGGTCTGCTGGATTTGTTTGTTCCTGATGTCCTATCCGCAAACCGATTTCACCGTGTTCACGATTGATGGTCCGAAAACCTTCCACATCGGTTTATCACCACTGGTGTTCACCGTGTTGCTGTTCGCCGTCGGTGTTGCCATGGCCTTCGGCAAAGCCTCTGTCTACAAGTATATCTCCGATGAATACCCGAAACACATGGGCGCCGTGTCCGGCATTGTCGGCCTCGCTGGTGGTTTGGGCGGCTTCGTTCTACCCATCATGTTTGGCGCGCTGATGGATTTAACCGGCGTGCGTTCCTCCGCGTTCATGCTGATGTACGGCATCACCTGGGTGTCGTTGATTTGGATGTATTTCACTGAAGTCCGCTACACGACACTGATGGGTCGTCATCGCGGCGAACTGCTGCCAGAGCCGGTCAATCCGGATCTGAGAAACCGCTGA
- a CDS encoding ABC transporter ATP-binding protein has translation MIEIHQLTRRFGDFCAVDRLSFSVAPGEILGFLGPNGAGKSTTMKMLTGFLTPTEGSVKICGFDIEKQPLEAKRLIGYLPEGAPSYNDMTVLQFLDFMADMRGLAGEQKSQRLKDVIAQVQLDEVLHKTVDTLSKGFKRRVGLAQAIMHDPKVLILDEPTDGLDPNQKQQVRELILNMAKDKIIIISTHILEEVTAVCTRAIIIAHGKLLSDDSPQDLLARSPRHGAVRLQMAHTPEHVAALKSLSSVRDVEHLSAEQLLVLPRYGATLYADISELIKKEKWPVGEMFAEQGRLDDVFREITLRA, from the coding sequence ATGATTGAAATTCACCAGTTGACCCGGCGATTCGGCGATTTTTGCGCCGTTGACCGTCTGAGTTTTTCGGTGGCGCCGGGCGAAATCCTCGGCTTTCTCGGCCCGAACGGCGCCGGTAAATCGACCACGATGAAAATGCTGACCGGCTTTCTGACGCCCACTGAAGGCTCGGTGAAAATCTGCGGCTTCGATATCGAAAAACAGCCGCTGGAAGCCAAGCGCCTGATCGGTTATCTGCCGGAAGGCGCACCGAGCTACAACGACATGACTGTGCTGCAGTTCCTCGACTTCATGGCCGATATGCGCGGTCTGGCCGGTGAGCAAAAATCGCAGCGCCTGAAGGACGTGATCGCTCAGGTGCAGCTTGATGAAGTGCTGCACAAAACGGTCGATACCCTGTCGAAAGGCTTCAAGCGCCGGGTCGGCTTGGCGCAGGCGATCATGCATGATCCGAAAGTGCTGATCCTTGATGAGCCCACCGATGGTCTCGACCCGAACCAGAAGCAGCAGGTACGCGAGCTGATTCTGAATATGGCGAAAGACAAAATCATCATTATCTCGACCCATATTCTCGAAGAAGTCACCGCTGTCTGCACCCGTGCGATCATCATCGCCCACGGCAAACTGTTGTCCGACGACAGCCCGCAGGATTTGCTGGCACGCTCACCGCGTCACGGTGCCGTGCGCTTGCAAATGGCGCATACGCCGGAGCATGTCGCGGCGTTGAAGTCGCTGAGCAGTGTCCGCGATGTCGAACACCTGAGCGCCGAGCAATTGCTGGTGTTGCCGCGTTATGGCGCGACGCTGTATGCCGACATCAGCGAGCTGATCAAAAAAGAAAAATGGCCGGTTGGCGAAATGTTTGCCGAGCAGGGCCGGCTTGATGATGTGTTCCGCGAAATTACCTTGAGGGCCTGA
- a CDS encoding GldG family protein: MNQKILFSRAGLALLAAAFIALTLVTSLLLRGWRVDLTENQLYTLSPGSKNIVEQIDEPINVYLFFSESVAKDVPSLKNYAQRVRELLQEYARLSQGKLVLHFVDPVPFSEDEDRAAEYGLQAVPVGGEKLYFGIVGSNSVDVREVLPFLQPDKEQQLEYEISRLIAKLSQSEPPVIGLITGMPVNGGFDMMQQTPRQPWVVFEQLRQLYTIQEIKGDAEALPENLSLLMIVQPKAVSEKMQYAIEQFALNGGRILLFVDPFAEADRLPAGQENPFPQVMAGADLNSLLKGWGVQVAMDKVVADAENALQISGGAHSAPVRHLGILALSGTDKGELISANLELVHFGMAGHVETLADATTTVSPLFQSSTDSALLPRSQFEFLPDPSTLAKNFTPGGSALNVAVRINGPAKATMPAPENAQNDRRESIETGINVVVVADTDVLTDRYWVQVQNFFGQRIAQPFADNGNFVFNAVEQMSGSSDLINLRSRGQFARPFTKVEELRRQAEQSFYQREQELQNRLQETEQKLADLEKRLNESGNVQLSEQEVQALNDFQQERLRIRKALRDVQLQLNQNIEALGTKLKVINIILVPLALILIAAFLAMSQRQRRKERSAD, translated from the coding sequence ATGAATCAGAAAATCCTTTTTTCTCGTGCCGGCCTTGCCTTGCTGGCTGCCGCGTTTATTGCGCTAACGCTGGTCACCAGCCTGTTGCTGCGCGGCTGGCGCGTCGATTTGACCGAAAATCAGTTGTACACGCTGTCTCCCGGTTCAAAAAATATCGTCGAGCAAATCGATGAGCCGATTAACGTCTATTTGTTTTTCTCCGAGTCGGTCGCCAAAGACGTGCCGAGCCTGAAAAATTACGCCCAGCGTGTGCGCGAATTGCTGCAGGAATACGCGCGCCTGAGCCAAGGCAAACTGGTGCTGCATTTTGTCGATCCGGTTCCGTTCTCCGAAGACGAAGATCGTGCCGCTGAATACGGTTTGCAGGCCGTGCCGGTCGGCGGTGAGAAACTGTATTTCGGTATCGTTGGCAGCAACAGTGTCGATGTGCGTGAAGTGCTGCCGTTTTTGCAGCCGGACAAAGAGCAGCAGCTGGAATACGAGATCAGCCGTTTGATCGCTAAGCTGTCACAGTCCGAGCCACCGGTCATTGGTCTGATTACCGGCATGCCGGTCAATGGCGGCTTCGACATGATGCAGCAAACGCCGCGTCAGCCTTGGGTGGTGTTTGAGCAACTGCGTCAGCTTTACACGATTCAGGAAATCAAAGGCGATGCCGAAGCGTTACCGGAAAATCTGTCGCTGCTGATGATTGTGCAACCGAAAGCGGTTTCGGAGAAAATGCAATACGCCATCGAGCAGTTTGCGCTGAACGGTGGCCGCATCCTGTTGTTCGTCGATCCGTTTGCCGAAGCGGATCGCTTGCCGGCTGGTCAGGAAAATCCATTCCCGCAAGTGATGGCCGGGGCCGATTTGAATTCCTTGCTGAAAGGCTGGGGTGTACAGGTGGCGATGGATAAAGTCGTGGCCGACGCCGAGAACGCGCTGCAGATTTCCGGCGGTGCGCACAGTGCGCCGGTGCGGCATTTGGGTATTTTGGCTTTGTCCGGTACCGACAAGGGCGAATTGATTAGCGCCAATCTGGAGCTGGTGCATTTTGGTATGGCTGGTCATGTCGAAACCTTGGCGGATGCGACGACGACGGTGTCGCCATTGTTCCAGTCGTCGACCGACAGTGCGCTGCTGCCGCGCAGCCAGTTTGAGTTTCTGCCGGACCCGAGCACGCTGGCGAAAAACTTCACGCCTGGCGGTTCGGCACTGAATGTCGCCGTGCGCATCAACGGCCCCGCCAAAGCAACGATGCCTGCACCGGAAAATGCCCAGAATGATCGCCGTGAAAGCATTGAAACCGGCATCAATGTCGTGGTCGTGGCCGATACCGATGTGCTGACCGATCGCTACTGGGTGCAGGTGCAGAATTTCTTTGGTCAGCGTATTGCCCAGCCGTTTGCCGACAACGGTAACTTCGTGTTCAACGCCGTTGAACAGATGTCGGGCTCCAGTGATTTGATCAACCTGCGCAGCCGCGGTCAGTTTGCCCGGCCGTTCACCAAGGTCGAAGAGCTGCGTCGTCAGGCTGAGCAGAGCTTCTATCAGCGTGAACAGGAACTGCAGAATCGTTTGCAGGAAACCGAGCAAAAGCTGGCCGATCTGGAAAAACGTTTGAACGAATCCGGCAACGTGCAATTGAGCGAGCAGGAAGTGCAGGCACTGAACGATTTCCAGCAGGAGCGTTTACGCATTCGCAAAGCCTTGCGCGATGTCCAGTTGCAGCTGAACCAGAACATCGAGGCGCTGGGCACCAAGCTGAAAGTGATCAACATCATTCTGGTACCGCTGGCATTGATTCTGATTGCGGCGTTCCTGGCGATGTCACAGCGTCAGCGCCGCAAAGAGCGCAGCGCTGATTGA
- a CDS encoding ABC transporter permease subunit: MSQESVVATSASLSPSSMIGMLFKREFRSYFSTPLALVFIVIFLVMSGIFTFYLGNFYERNQADLMAFFSFHPWLYLFLVPAIAMRTWAEERRSGTLELLMTLPITIWQAVLAKFLAAWVLLGLSLVLTFPIWFTVNYLGEPDNGVIVAAYLGSWLMSGAFVAIGTCLSAATRSQVVAFILTIVICFVFVLAGFPMVLDAFSGWAPQWLIDAVAYMSLMAHFDAISKGLLDVRDVFFFVSFIAAWLIATAIVLDLKKAE; this comes from the coding sequence ATGAGTCAAGAATCTGTAGTCGCGACATCGGCGAGCTTAAGTCCTTCGTCGATGATTGGCATGTTGTTCAAGCGTGAGTTCCGCAGTTATTTTTCGACGCCGCTGGCGCTGGTGTTCATCGTGATTTTCCTGGTGATGTCCGGCATCTTCACGTTCTATCTCGGTAACTTCTATGAGCGCAATCAAGCGGATTTGATGGCGTTTTTCAGTTTCCATCCGTGGCTGTATTTGTTCCTGGTGCCGGCTATTGCCATGCGCACCTGGGCCGAGGAGCGGCGCAGTGGCACGCTGGAATTGCTGATGACTTTGCCGATCACGATTTGGCAGGCGGTGCTGGCGAAATTTCTGGCCGCTTGGGTGCTGCTTGGTTTGTCGTTGGTGCTGACCTTTCCGATTTGGTTCACAGTCAATTATCTCGGCGAGCCGGACAATGGTGTCATCGTTGCGGCTTACCTTGGTAGCTGGTTGATGAGCGGCGCCTTTGTCGCCATTGGCACTTGTCTTTCCGCCGCCACACGTTCGCAAGTGGTGGCCTTTATTCTGACCATCGTGATCTGCTTTGTCTTTGTGCTGGCCGGTTTTCCGATGGTGCTCGATGCCTTTTCCGGTTGGGCCCCGCAATGGCTGATCGATGCCGTTGCCTATATGTCGCTGATGGCCCATTTCGATGCCATCAGCAAAGGCCTGCTGGATGTTCGTGATGTGTTCTTTTTTGTCAGCTTTATCGCTGCCTGGCTGATCGCCACGGCGATTGTGCTCGACCTGAAAAAAGCCGAGTGA
- a CDS encoding DUF4340 domain-containing protein, giving the protein MNKKVFFSLALATLALILIAVLSKALRTTPGASVQTGALLPQFDNTRASIDRIVVSKGGQNSVQLQRQGEQWLVSSRFDHPANAGALRTLFDDLNNAQQREAKTSDPARYQQLGVHAEGQHLQLSVGDSQYADLILGEVVTRPAGQFVRRADEAQSWLIDREIRLPVTDGGWLQFSLPKMSSADLQKVERYELSGVQCVAAPCPESEKVLFSLSKQAPEETSFTLTPLPAGKSAGPAWKIAGITEVLNGLNSVNDVAKRETLLADNAEPVRTRFTRFDGLQVDTELVKKGEEYWLAFSVTARDDAVEEVKAEATKYAELLTPWSYQIASYKGEGLARGHADLLQEQGAEASQ; this is encoded by the coding sequence ATGAACAAGAAAGTCTTTTTTTCTTTGGCGCTGGCGACGCTGGCGCTGATTCTGATCGCGGTGCTCAGCAAGGCGCTACGCACCACGCCGGGCGCCAGTGTGCAAACCGGTGCTTTGTTGCCGCAGTTCGACAACACGCGCGCCAGTATTGACCGCATCGTGGTCAGCAAAGGCGGGCAGAACAGCGTGCAATTGCAGCGTCAGGGCGAACAGTGGCTGGTAAGCAGTCGTTTCGATCATCCTGCCAATGCCGGTGCGCTGCGCACGTTGTTCGACGATTTGAATAATGCCCAGCAACGCGAAGCGAAAACCAGCGACCCAGCCCGTTATCAACAGCTTGGCGTGCATGCCGAGGGTCAGCATTTGCAGTTGTCTGTCGGTGATAGCCAATATGCCGATTTGATTCTTGGTGAAGTGGTTACCCGTCCGGCTGGTCAATTTGTTCGTCGTGCAGACGAGGCGCAAAGCTGGCTGATCGATCGGGAAATCCGGCTGCCGGTAACCGACGGCGGCTGGCTGCAGTTCAGCTTGCCGAAAATGAGCTCGGCCGATTTGCAAAAAGTGGAGCGCTACGAGCTTTCCGGCGTGCAATGCGTGGCCGCGCCTTGTCCGGAGTCAGAGAAAGTATTGTTCAGCCTGAGCAAACAGGCGCCGGAGGAAACCTCCTTCACGCTAACGCCATTGCCGGCCGGCAAAAGCGCCGGTCCAGCCTGGAAAATCGCCGGTATCACCGAAGTGCTGAATGGCTTGAATAGTGTCAATGACGTCGCCAAACGCGAAACGCTGCTGGCCGACAATGCCGAGCCCGTCCGCACCCGTTTCACTCGCTTTGACGGTTTGCAAGTCGATACCGAGCTGGTGAAGAAAGGCGAGGAATATTGGCTCGCTTTTTCCGTCACGGCACGTGATGATGCGGTAGAAGAAGTCAAAGCCGAGGCGACAAAATATGCCGAGTTGCTGACGCCATGGAGTTATCAAATCGCCAGCTACAAAGGCGAGGGGCTGGCACGAGGCCATGCCGATTTGCTGCAAGAGCAAGGTGCCGAAGCCAGTCAATAA
- a CDS encoding 5-(carboxyamino)imidazole ribonucleotide synthase, producing MIIGVFGDGQLGQMMALAGIPLGHRFRFLGSDQHGPASSVGQWFDVNDAASRAAFLHGCDVLSTETENVPEHILKEFAASGIPFRPDAKAVSHSQDRLIEKSLFRSLGIPTPKFLAIQSEHDLELAADSMGLPLVIKTTRLGYDGKGQKWLRDKNDVKEVWALLGNAAPLIAEQAIPFARELSVVAVRSTSGDKRCYPLAENHHAHGILRVSVAPAPRLRPETEKAAFDYATRLLTHLDYVGVMALELFEMADGSLLANEMAPRVHNSGHWSQLGAEVSQFENHVRAITGMALGNTQASRPTAMVNVIGKHHDLAALAGQSGLQIHRYGKTEREARKLGHINLYAENYQDLNARVQALTPWLPDEPVRLTEE from the coding sequence GTGATCATCGGTGTATTCGGTGATGGCCAACTTGGCCAGATGATGGCGTTGGCCGGTATTCCGCTTGGCCATCGTTTTCGTTTTCTGGGTAGCGACCAACATGGACCGGCTTCATCGGTCGGACAATGGTTTGACGTAAACGATGCCGCGTCACGCGCCGCGTTTTTGCACGGCTGCGATGTCTTGAGCACCGAAACGGAAAACGTGCCGGAACACATCCTGAAGGAATTCGCTGCCAGCGGCATTCCATTTCGACCGGATGCGAAAGCCGTCAGCCATTCGCAAGATCGTTTGATCGAAAAAAGTTTGTTCCGCAGCCTCGGCATTCCGACGCCGAAATTTTTGGCCATTCAATCCGAGCATGATCTGGAACTCGCGGCTGACAGCATGGGCCTGCCGCTGGTGATCAAAACCACGCGCCTTGGCTACGACGGCAAAGGTCAGAAATGGTTGCGCGATAAAAACGACGTGAAAGAAGTGTGGGCATTGCTTGGCAACGCCGCACCGTTGATTGCTGAACAAGCGATACCGTTTGCCCGCGAACTATCAGTAGTGGCCGTACGCTCCACCAGCGGTGACAAGCGCTGCTATCCGCTCGCGGAAAATCATCATGCCCACGGCATTCTGCGTGTATCCGTTGCGCCGGCTCCGCGCCTGCGCCCCGAAACCGAGAAAGCCGCGTTTGATTACGCCACCCGTTTGCTGACCCATCTCGATTACGTCGGCGTTATGGCGCTGGAATTATTCGAGATGGCCGATGGCTCACTACTCGCCAACGAGATGGCGCCGCGCGTGCACAACTCCGGACACTGGAGCCAGCTCGGCGCCGAAGTCTCGCAATTTGAAAACCATGTGCGCGCCATTACCGGCATGGCGCTTGGCAATACCCAAGCCAGCCGCCCGACCGCTATGGTCAATGTGATCGGCAAGCATCATGATTTGGCGGCGCTCGCTGGCCAAAGCGGCTTGCAAATTCACCGCTACGGCAAGACTGAACGCGAAGCCCGCAAGCTTGGACATATCAATTTGTACGCAGAGAATTACCAGGACTTGAACGCCCGCGTGCAGGCACTGACGCCGTGGTTGCCGGATGAACCGGTGAGGTTGACGGAAGAATAA
- the purE gene encoding 5-(carboxyamino)imidazole ribonucleotide mutase: MSQPLVGVIMGSKSDWTTMQHAVNMLESLGVPHEVRVVSAHRTPDLLFEYAEQAEGRGLQVIIAGAGGAAHLPGMCAAKTLLPVLGVPVESAALKGQDSLLSIVQMPAGIPVGTLAIGKAGAANAGILAAQILAPKHPAIRAALAKFRDEQTQKVLSQPDPREE; this comes from the coding sequence ATGAGTCAGCCTTTGGTCGGTGTGATTATGGGCTCCAAGAGTGATTGGACGACCATGCAACATGCCGTAAACATGCTGGAATCCCTTGGCGTGCCGCACGAAGTGCGTGTCGTCTCCGCCCACCGCACGCCTGACTTGCTGTTCGAATACGCCGAGCAAGCCGAAGGCCGCGGTCTGCAAGTGATCATCGCCGGTGCTGGCGGTGCCGCTCACCTGCCCGGCATGTGCGCCGCCAAAACACTGCTGCCAGTGCTCGGCGTGCCAGTCGAATCGGCCGCCTTAAAAGGCCAGGACTCCCTGCTTTCCATCGTTCAGATGCCTGCCGGCATTCCGGTTGGCACGCTCGCCATCGGCAAAGCCGGTGCCGCCAATGCCGGCATTCTGGCCGCGCAGATTCTGGCGCCGAAGCACCCAGCCATTCGCGCCGCCCTGGCGAAATTCCGCGATGAGCAAACCCAGAAAGTGTTGTCGCAACCGGATCCGCGTGAGGAATAA
- a CDS encoding IS256 family transposase, producing the protein MKPEKPVSTHTTLDELLDRCKSTEDFQALTKVLFKQVAERALKAEMEQHLGYDKHAVKGRNSGNSRNGRSTKQVQTEHGPLDIEVPRDRNAEFEPRFIGKHQRRVGSITDAIVRLYSYGMSQRDIHDYLQETYGNAVSPALISQVTEQVMDEVQQWQKRPLDSTYAIVYLDALVTKSRQDGMVGNRSVYVALGINMRGEKEILGLWLASSEGAKFWLSVINELKNRGVNDVLIACVDGLKGFSEAINAVYPQTHVQQCIVHQVRHSLHFVPWKERKAVAADLRLIYRAATESEAQRALAEFEQNWGGKYPHIGPSWRNNWTRLTVFFDYPPEIRKIIYTTNAIESLNASLQKVLKPKKAFPNDEAILKVLYLTLHRIAEKWTMPVHDWKAALNQLLIVFGEDRVKV; encoded by the coding sequence ATGAAGCCAGAAAAACCTGTCAGCACCCATACCACACTTGATGAATTATTAGACCGTTGCAAATCAACCGAAGACTTCCAGGCACTAACCAAAGTGTTGTTCAAGCAGGTCGCGGAGCGGGCGCTGAAGGCCGAAATGGAACAGCATCTGGGTTATGACAAACACGCCGTCAAAGGTCGCAACTCCGGTAATTCACGTAACGGCCGATCGACCAAGCAAGTGCAAACCGAGCATGGCCCACTGGATATCGAAGTCCCACGTGACCGGAATGCCGAGTTTGAACCTCGGTTTATCGGCAAGCATCAACGACGCGTTGGCAGCATAACGGACGCCATCGTGCGACTCTACTCTTACGGCATGAGTCAGCGTGACATTCACGACTACCTGCAAGAAACCTACGGCAACGCGGTGTCACCGGCGCTGATAAGCCAGGTGACCGAACAGGTTATGGATGAAGTACAACAATGGCAGAAGCGACCACTCGATTCGACTTATGCGATTGTCTATCTCGATGCCTTGGTGACGAAGTCGCGGCAGGATGGCATGGTCGGCAATCGCTCCGTGTATGTAGCGCTGGGCATCAACATGCGCGGTGAGAAAGAGATTTTAGGGTTATGGTTGGCCAGCAGTGAAGGCGCCAAGTTCTGGTTAAGCGTTATCAATGAACTGAAAAATCGCGGCGTCAATGACGTATTGATTGCTTGTGTCGATGGCCTTAAAGGCTTCTCGGAAGCGATTAATGCGGTCTACCCGCAGACCCATGTGCAGCAATGCATCGTCCATCAAGTGCGTCACTCGCTGCACTTCGTCCCTTGGAAAGAGCGTAAGGCCGTGGCGGCCGATTTACGGTTGATTTATCGAGCGGCAACGGAAAGCGAAGCACAGCGGGCGCTGGCTGAATTTGAACAGAACTGGGGCGGGAAGTATCCGCATATTGGGCCGAGCTGGCGTAACAACTGGACACGGTTGACGGTGTTCTTTGATTATCCGCCGGAAATACGGAAAATCATCTACACGACCAACGCGATTGAATCACTCAACGCCAGCTTGCAGAAAGTGTTGAAACCCAAGAAAGCCTTCCCGAATGACGAGGCAATCTTGAAGGTGTTGTACTTAACCTTGCATCGGATCGCGGAAAAGTGGACGATGCCGGTACACGATTGGAAAGCCGCACTGAATCAGTTGTTGATCGTGTTCGGCGAAGACCGCGTGAAGGTGTAA
- a CDS encoding universal stress protein codes for MYKKILVPVDGSELSDESAKEAVKLAKNLGSELCFYHANVVAIPPMMAAEVLQGGQTVAEIFSETQEAHGKKVLAQAAKFADQGGIKFSTYSSSAESAWQGVVSAAKKQECDLIVMASHGRRGLKSLLLGSETHHVLTHSTIPVLVQRPKS; via the coding sequence ATGTACAAGAAAATTCTGGTTCCTGTCGACGGCTCTGAACTGTCAGATGAGTCGGCAAAAGAAGCCGTGAAATTGGCGAAAAATCTCGGTTCCGAGTTGTGTTTTTACCACGCCAATGTGGTGGCAATTCCACCGATGATGGCGGCCGAAGTGCTGCAGGGCGGCCAGACTGTCGCCGAGATTTTTAGCGAAACTCAGGAAGCGCATGGTAAAAAAGTGCTGGCACAGGCTGCGAAGTTTGCTGATCAGGGTGGCATCAAGTTTTCCACCTACAGCAGTAGTGCAGAATCAGCGTGGCAAGGTGTGGTGTCAGCCGCGAAAAAGCAGGAGTGCGATTTGATTGTCATGGCGTCGCATGGCCGGCGCGGTTTGAAGTCGCTGCTGCTTGGTTCAGAAACTCATCACGTATTGACCCATTCAACGATTCCGGTATTGGTGCAGCGCCCAAAGTCGTAA